A region from the Pseudomonas promysalinigenes genome encodes:
- a CDS encoding response regulator transcription factor, producing MNPVTNCVSRILAIEDDPVLGGYLHDALQRGGFQVTWCRDGLEGLEAAKRQSFDVVLMDILLPGLNGLDALARLRHSHATPVILMSALGAEADRISGFQRGADDYLPKPFSMAELQVRIEAILRRVALERRHQPPLQADDGTLQFDESLSDVSLAGQPAGLTPSEYRLFDMLYRNRDEVLSKPFLYQHVLQRGYSRHDRSLDMHVSQIRRKLKGIGYHERQVRTVWGKGYVLSAGEAD from the coding sequence ATGAATCCTGTAACTAATTGCGTTTCCCGCATCCTCGCCATCGAAGACGATCCGGTGCTGGGGGGGTACCTGCACGACGCGTTACAGCGAGGTGGCTTTCAGGTCACTTGGTGCCGCGATGGGCTTGAAGGGCTGGAAGCGGCAAAGCGGCAGTCCTTCGACGTGGTGTTGATGGACATCCTGCTGCCAGGCCTCAACGGCCTGGATGCCCTTGCCCGGTTGCGCCATAGCCATGCCACCCCGGTGATCCTCATGTCGGCGCTGGGTGCCGAGGCGGATCGTATCAGCGGGTTTCAGCGCGGTGCCGACGACTACCTGCCCAAGCCCTTCAGCATGGCCGAACTGCAGGTGCGAATAGAGGCGATCCTGCGCCGGGTTGCCCTCGAGCGCCGGCATCAGCCGCCTTTGCAAGCCGACGATGGCACGTTGCAGTTCGACGAATCCCTGAGTGACGTCAGCTTGGCAGGGCAGCCGGCTGGCCTGACCCCTAGCGAATATCGCCTGTTCGATATGCTTTACCGCAATCGCGATGAAGTGCTCAGCAAGCCCTTTCTTTATCAGCACGTGCTCCAGCGCGGCTATTCGCGTCATGACCGCAGCCTGGACATGCACGTCAGCCAGATACGCCGCAAGCTTAAGGGCATCGGTTACCACGAGCGGCAGGTCCGCACGGTATGGGGCAAAGGCTACGTACTGAGCGCCGGCGAGGCGGACTGA
- a CDS encoding response regulator translates to MLDRLGIRSRVLLLALLPASLMALVLGSYFTWLQQDQLRTQLMQRGKLLAEQLAPLAAPALARHTPAQLERIAAQTLEQADVRAVAFLAPDRSRLAHAGPSMINLPPSGGTGTQLLQRTGNDATRYLMPVFGHHRDLATDAVPDEAERLLGWVEIELSHDGMLLRGYRNLFTSVLLILACLALSGLLAMRMSRTINDPIARIKHAVNQLKDGHLDERLPAMGSHELDELARGINRMAETLHGAHEELQHSIDQATEDVRQNLETIEIQNIELDMARKEALEASRIKSEFLANMSHEIRTPLNGILGFTHLLQKSEMTPRQLDYLGTIEKSADNLLGIINEILDFSKIEAGKLVLDSIPFNLRDLVQDTLTILAPAAHAKQLELLSLIYRDTPSSLIGDPLRLKQILTNLVSNAIKFTREGTIVVRAMLEDEHEDSAQLRISVQDTGIGLSPQDVRTLFQAFSQADNSLARQPGGTGLGLVISKRLIEQMGGEIGVDSTPGEGSQFWISLSLPKAHDDIEQQPLQPLLGRRAAIVDGHELARQALQHQLEDCGLSVSLFASYDQLLEAVQAGMQAGMPFEFAVLGANLGSLSPEQLGRYNQQLERLQCQCVVLCPTTEQGLYHPYLPNGHGQLLTKPTCTRKLRRLLLELVQPRRPLAEPGLASGGQRRAKILCVDDNAANLLLVQTLLEDLGAQVVAVDNGYAAVQAVQAEPFDLVFMDVQMPGMDGRACTEQIRLWEKTQSGSPLPIVALTAHAMANEKRALLHSGMDDYLTKPISERQLAQVVMKWAGLSLGTSAQELTNEQQGESRELPVLDPDEGLRLAAGKSDLAADMLAMLLASLESDRLAIRSAREARDSTTLIEQVHRLNGASRYCGVPQLRAACQRSETLLKQGSPQALQALDELDAAIGRLAAQAL, encoded by the coding sequence GTGCTCGATCGTTTGGGAATCAGAAGCCGGGTGCTGCTGTTGGCGCTGCTGCCGGCCAGCCTGATGGCACTGGTGCTGGGTAGCTATTTCACCTGGCTGCAGCAAGACCAATTGCGCACGCAACTGATGCAGCGCGGCAAGCTGCTTGCCGAGCAATTGGCACCGCTGGCCGCACCGGCCCTGGCACGCCACACACCGGCCCAACTTGAGCGCATTGCCGCGCAGACCCTGGAGCAGGCCGACGTGCGCGCAGTGGCTTTTCTGGCGCCTGATCGCAGCCGCTTGGCCCACGCCGGCCCAAGCATGATCAACCTGCCCCCCAGCGGCGGAACCGGTACACAGCTGCTGCAACGCACCGGCAATGATGCAACCCGCTACCTGATGCCGGTATTCGGCCACCACCGCGACTTGGCGACCGATGCCGTGCCCGACGAGGCCGAGCGGTTGCTGGGTTGGGTGGAAATCGAACTGTCCCACGACGGTATGTTGCTGCGCGGCTACCGCAACCTGTTCACCAGCGTGCTGCTGATCCTTGCCTGCCTGGCCCTCAGTGGCCTGTTGGCGATGCGCATGAGCCGCACCATCAATGACCCGATCGCACGCATCAAGCATGCGGTCAACCAGCTCAAGGACGGCCACCTGGACGAACGCCTGCCGGCCATGGGCAGCCATGAACTGGACGAGCTGGCCCGCGGCATCAACCGCATGGCCGAGACGCTGCACGGGGCACACGAAGAGTTGCAGCACAGCATCGACCAGGCGACCGAGGATGTTCGCCAAAACCTGGAAACCATCGAGATCCAGAACATCGAGCTGGACATGGCACGCAAAGAGGCCCTGGAAGCCAGCCGCATCAAGTCGGAGTTCCTGGCCAACATGAGCCATGAAATCCGCACACCGCTCAATGGCATTCTTGGCTTCACCCACCTGCTGCAGAAAAGCGAAATGACGCCGCGGCAACTGGACTACCTGGGCACCATCGAGAAATCTGCCGACAACCTGCTGGGCATCATCAACGAGATCCTCGACTTCTCCAAGATCGAGGCCGGCAAACTGGTGCTCGACAGCATCCCGTTCAACCTGCGCGACCTGGTCCAGGACACCCTGACCATCCTGGCCCCCGCCGCCCATGCCAAACAGCTGGAACTGCTCAGCCTGATCTACCGCGATACCCCCTCGTCATTGATCGGCGACCCGTTGCGGCTCAAGCAGATACTCACCAACTTGGTTAGCAACGCGATCAAATTCACCCGCGAAGGCACCATCGTGGTCCGGGCCATGCTCGAAGACGAGCATGAAGACAGCGCCCAGTTGCGCATCAGCGTTCAAGACACTGGCATCGGCCTGTCGCCGCAGGATGTGCGCACGTTGTTCCAGGCATTCAGCCAGGCTGACAACTCGCTGGCCCGTCAGCCCGGTGGTACCGGCCTGGGGCTGGTGATCTCCAAGCGCCTGATCGAACAAATGGGCGGTGAAATCGGCGTCGACAGCACGCCTGGGGAAGGCTCGCAGTTCTGGATCAGCCTGAGCCTGCCCAAGGCCCATGACGACATAGAGCAGCAACCGCTGCAACCGTTGCTCGGGCGCAGGGCGGCAATCGTCGACGGCCATGAACTGGCGCGCCAGGCCCTGCAGCACCAACTGGAAGATTGTGGCCTGAGCGTCAGCCTGTTCGCGTCCTACGACCAATTGCTCGAAGCGGTGCAGGCAGGCATGCAGGCGGGCATGCCATTCGAATTCGCGGTGCTCGGCGCTAACCTCGGCAGCCTGTCGCCGGAGCAGCTCGGCCGGTACAACCAGCAACTGGAGCGCTTGCAGTGCCAGTGCGTGGTGTTGTGCCCAACCACCGAGCAGGGGCTTTACCACCCCTACCTGCCCAATGGCCATGGGCAGTTGTTGACCAAGCCGACCTGCACGCGCAAGTTGCGCCGCCTGCTGCTGGAGCTGGTGCAGCCGCGCCGGCCACTGGCCGAGCCGGGGCTGGCCAGCGGCGGCCAGCGCAGGGCGAAGATCCTGTGCGTCGACGACAATGCCGCCAACCTGCTACTGGTGCAGACGCTACTTGAAGACCTGGGCGCGCAAGTGGTCGCGGTGGACAACGGCTATGCCGCAGTGCAAGCGGTACAGGCCGAGCCGTTCGACCTGGTGTTCATGGACGTGCAGATGCCAGGCATGGACGGGCGCGCCTGTACCGAGCAGATCCGCCTCTGGGAAAAGACCCAAAGCGGCAGCCCGCTGCCGATCGTTGCCCTGACCGCCCATGCCATGGCCAACGAAAAGCGCGCTTTGTTGCACAGTGGCATGGACGACTACCTGACCAAACCGATCAGCGAGCGACAACTGGCCCAGGTGGTGATGAAGTGGGCCGGCTTGAGCCTTGGCACCTCGGCACAGGAGCTCACAAACGAACAGCAGGGTGAAAGCCGCGAGCTGCCGGTACTGGACCCGGACGAGGGTCTGCGCCTGGCCGCTGGTAAGTCCGACCTGGCAGCCGACATGTTGGCGATGCTGCTGGCATCGCTGGAAAGTGACCGCCTGGCAATCCGTTCTGCCCGCGAGGCGCGCGATAGCACGACGCTGATCGAGCAGGTGCACAGGCTCAACGGCGCTTCGCGCTATTGCGGCGTACCCCAGTTGCGTGCGGCCTGCCAGCGCAGCGAAACCTTGCTCAAACAGGGCAGCCCCCAGGCACTGCAGGCGCTGGATGAGCTGGATGCGGCGATCGGCCGCCTCGCAGCACAGGCCCTGTAG